CCCAACTTGTAAGGGAAGCGGGAAAGTAGTCGCAACGTGCGGTTCTTGTGGTGGATCCGGAGACGCAACCTGTGGCATGTGCCGCGGAACTGGAACTGGCATGGACGGCGAGCCTTGTCGCGGCCCATGTGGCGGAACTGGCACCATTCCAGGATCGTGTTCTTCTTGCGGAGGGGGCGGTACCGTCATTGAGACATGCGGGACTTGTTCTGGCACCGGCGTGGGATTGCCCGACCGCAAATGAATATCATCAGGAAAGTGGCGCCGTTTGCCAACGCTCGAGGATCGCTCCCGACTTCCATCTCGTCAGCTAACATCGACAGCATTGGCTAATTTGCGGTGAGCGGGTTGGCGTTATCTTCGGTAGTATGGGAAATTGAAAATGTATTGCAGCCGGCGCTCGCATGACGGCCAGAACGTTTGACGATCCGGAGTTAATCGAACTAGTCGCAACGACGATGAATTGGTGACATGCGACAGGTTAGCTTCGGAAGATTCTGGTACGCTGGGTTTTCAGTTCCGCTGGTAGCCGTAAAGGAACAGCATGTTTCATAAGCTTCAGTCCTTCGTACTTCTCGGGTTTTTGGCGCTTTCACAGCCCGTCGGTGCCGCCGATATCCTCGTCGACGGCGTCCCACTTCCGTCTGACGCAACGGTTGCGGCGGCGATGCCCGGGAGTGCGTTCCAGCAATGGAGCGGCGTTTGGGTTGGCGTGAGGAGCAATAATCTCAAAACTATCCTGCTCGTTGAATCTGTCAGCGACGGCGCCGCGAAGGTCGTCTATGCGATCGGCGACAACCACATCACTGGAATTCAGCGGAGGTGGCTGCGCCTAGAGGGGATCGCATCAGGGCGCACGCTCAAGGTGACGGGCCAGGGGTTCCTCGCGACTTATGAGATGACCGACGGTGGCGGCCTGAAGGCTCGCTTCGAAGGTGCCGACCGCGTCACCAGAGCGACGATGACCAAGGCTGACTTCGCGTCTCTGACCAAGCCGGATGCCGTCGTCGCATGGACGCGCGGCAAGTCCGAGTTCCTGCAAACCGATCTGATCGAAGACGGTAAACCCGTGCGACTAGAGGCGGTGGTTTTTCGCCCCCCTGGTGCGGGGCCCTTTCCGCTTGCCGTCATCAACCACGGGTCCACCGGGAGGGGCAGAGACCCAGGCCGGTTCACCGAAACCTCGTTCGAGATCGATCTTGCTGATTTCTTGAATGATCGCGGATGGATCGTCGCCTTTCCGCAGCGTCGCGGCCGCGGCAAATCCGACGGATGCTACGACGAAGGCCTCGCCGAGAACCGTGCGAGATACACCGGCGACATTGGCGTAGCGCTTCGTGGAGCGGATCGCGCATTGAGCGACATCGATGCCGCGATCTCAGCCCTTCGGCAACGGCAAGACGTTGCTTCGGGGCCTGTTCTCGTCGGTGGGATTTCGCGCGGAGGCGTGTTGGCGGTCGCCTATGCAGGACTGCATCCCGAGCAAGTCGTCGGCGTCATCAATTTTGTCGGCGGCTGGCTTGGCGAAGGTTCCCCAACTGCGATCATCGTGAACCGCTCGCTTTTCGAGCGAGGTGCGTCTTACCGACGGTCAACGATCTGGCTCTACGGTCAATACGACAGTTTTTATTCCATTGCTCACAGCCGGGAAAACTTTGCAGCTTTCGAGAAAGCTGGCGGCCAGGGAAAGTTCTTTGATTTCGATATGCCGCTTGGCCAAGGCCACACCCTGGTTGGGCATCCGAACCTTTGGTCAGGCCCGCTTCATAGCTATTTGAGTTCGCTCGCCGCGGCAGAGAACTAGCTAGTTACACCTCGAAGTGGCCGCCGTGGCACGCGCCGCGTTATTTGAAGCTGATCCTGTCGGCTGTTGGCACTTATCGGACCTCGCGTAATTTCCGACTTGAGTCCGTGATGCGCACCAAAGCGGCCGTTCAATAACCCAGCGGATCGCGGGCGCCGCGATCATCGCTGTCATTGCCGGGCTTGACCCGGCAATACATCCGCTTCGGGAAAGTTCCTTGCGAAGATCGATGGACACGCGGGTCAAGCCCGCGTGTGACGGCCATGTCTGATGCCGCCACCTTTCGCTAAAATGACCTTCAATTACCGGACCGGCTTGTCCGTCGACCCCATCTTCCTGAACTTCACGCTCTTGCCGCCGGCCTGCCGGGTGGCGATGTAGCCGCCGGCGAGGCAGGCTTCGCGCTGCGGCATTTTCTCCTGAGGGCTGCGCAGGGTCTCCCACCACGACGCGCGCTGCGCCGCGCGCGGCAATGCGGCGTCGATGATCTCCTCGATCTGCTCGAAGCTCAGCACGAATTCGGGCAGGGTCTGCTTTTTCAGGTAGTCGCGCAGGGCGTCGTAATCGTTCACTGGGATCCTCGGTGGTCCGGTCGCCCGCGACCTTGCTGCGTTTGCGGCGCATTCGTGCGATCCGGGGCAACGAATCGTTAACTCATTAATGTATCGTTGTCGCCACTTAAGCCGGCGGCAACGACTTTAGGCGCATCCCTCAGTTCCGGGAGCGAACGAATGCCATTCGGACGGCGCAAGGACATGGCCAGCCGGCCCTGGCGGCCTTCGGCAAAGTTGCTGATCCTGTCAACCGTGGTGACGGTGATCGGCTTCTCCGCGATCTGCGCCAGCGTCATGCTCGACATGCGCCGCGGCGAGGAAGAACTGGCGCGCCAGTCGCTCGATAACCTGGCTTCCGGTATCGAGGCCGACATCAGCCGCAACATCGAGCTTTACGACCTGTCGCTGCGCGCCGTTGCGAGCAACATGGTGGCTCCGGAGATCGAACAGGTCAGCAAGCCGATCCGGCACCTGATCCTGTTCGATCATGCCGCGACAGCCAGGCATTTCGGTGCGATCCAGGTATTCGATGCCGAAGGGCGGCTGACCGCCGACGCCTCGACGATGGATCCGTTACCGGAAGATCGCAGCGACGAAGAGTACTTCCGGATTCATCGCGACCGCCCCGACGCCGGCCTGTTCATCAGCCGGCCCATGCTGCATCGCAGCGCCTATTCGATCGTGCTGAGCCGGCGTATCACCGACGCCGACGGAGGCTTTCTCGGCGTGGTCGCCGGCTCGATCCGCTTCAGCTACTTCCACGACCTGTTCGACCGGCTGCGCCTCGGCCAGGATGATACCATCACCGTGCTGCGCCGCGACCGCACCATCATCATGCGCAGGCCGTTCGACCTCGACATCATCGGCAAGAATTTGGCAGACCGGCCGAAATGGAACCCGGCGAACCTGCAGGCCGGTGGATCGTATTCGGGATCCGGACCGGTGGATTCCATACCGCGGCTGTACGTCCGGCGCGACAGCGCAAGACCCCTCTTCGTCGTGGTCGGAAAGCCGTTGGACAGCATATTGAGCCTCTGGCGCACCCAGGCCATCCGGATCGCCGCGGTGATGATGGCGCTGATCGTGTTCGTGCTTGGCTCGACGCTGTTTCTCGCGCGCGAAATCGGCCGCCGC
The genomic region above belongs to Bradyrhizobium sediminis and contains:
- a CDS encoding GGDEF domain-containing protein yields the protein MPFGRRKDMASRPWRPSAKLLILSTVVTVIGFSAICASVMLDMRRGEEELARQSLDNLASGIEADISRNIELYDLSLRAVASNMVAPEIEQVSKPIRHLILFDHAATARHFGAIQVFDAEGRLTADASTMDPLPEDRSDEEYFRIHRDRPDAGLFISRPMLHRSAYSIVLSRRITDADGGFLGVVAGSIRFSYFHDLFDRLRLGQDDTITVLRRDRTIIMRRPFDLDIIGKNLADRPKWNPANLQAGGSYSGSGPVDSIPRLYVRRDSARPLFVVVGKPLDSILSLWRTQAIRIAAVMMALIVFVLGSTLFLAREIGRRAQAEDKLEELATTDALTGLKNRRKFDADIDAEWRRAARQKVPLALLMIDADHFKSYNDTFGHQAGDEVLVGVAICISDSVRRAGDCAARYGGEEFAVLLPGCTAADAMRVAETIRQKVQDWSDHTTVSIGVASLTPTAAMDWFELVKAADKALYAAKAGGRNRSVLASVPALTLVA
- a CDS encoding DUF7662 domain-containing protein, yielding MNDYDALRDYLKKQTLPEFVLSFEQIEEIIDAALPRAAQRASWWETLRSPQEKMPQREACLAGGYIATRQAGGKSVKFRKMGSTDKPVR
- a CDS encoding alpha/beta hydrolase family protein; translation: MFHKLQSFVLLGFLALSQPVGAADILVDGVPLPSDATVAAAMPGSAFQQWSGVWVGVRSNNLKTILLVESVSDGAAKVVYAIGDNHITGIQRRWLRLEGIASGRTLKVTGQGFLATYEMTDGGGLKARFEGADRVTRATMTKADFASLTKPDAVVAWTRGKSEFLQTDLIEDGKPVRLEAVVFRPPGAGPFPLAVINHGSTGRGRDPGRFTETSFEIDLADFLNDRGWIVAFPQRRGRGKSDGCYDEGLAENRARYTGDIGVALRGADRALSDIDAAISALRQRQDVASGPVLVGGISRGGVLAVAYAGLHPEQVVGVINFVGGWLGEGSPTAIIVNRSLFERGASYRRSTIWLYGQYDSFYSIAHSRENFAAFEKAGGQGKFFDFDMPLGQGHTLVGHPNLWSGPLHSYLSSLAAAEN